In the genome of Hallerella porci, one region contains:
- a CDS encoding ABC-type transport auxiliary lipoprotein family protein, whose amino-acid sequence MKHFILTLSFLSLLALSACSTTSVQTRYYTLAADAQAKSSTATEFSLVVKKFSADPAYAHSNIVYRESPYDFMSYNNDLWATSPEYQITNVVAENIKQSGLFQKVEVRASAIPDYELSGFVSAIEEVDLDSSDRYARVALELTFRDVQKDSVLWKKSYDEKEALAGNEPREIAKAASKLVNRYTQEAIDAMSSAIAR is encoded by the coding sequence ATGAAGCATTTTATTCTCACTCTCAGTTTTCTTTCGTTACTCGCCCTTTCTGCGTGCTCCACCACCTCGGTGCAAACGCGTTATTATACTCTTGCTGCCGATGCCCAAGCAAAATCTTCGACAGCGACCGAATTCAGTTTAGTCGTCAAAAAATTCTCCGCCGATCCCGCGTATGCGCATTCGAATATCGTCTATCGCGAATCGCCCTACGATTTTATGTCGTATAATAACGATCTTTGGGCAACTTCTCCCGAATATCAAATCACCAATGTCGTCGCCGAAAATATCAAACAAAGCGGACTCTTTCAAAAAGTAGAAGTCCGCGCCTCGGCCATTCCCGATTACGAACTTTCGGGTTTTGTTTCTGCGATTGAAGAAGTCGATTTGGATTCTTCCGATCGTTACGCCCGCGTCGCGTTAGAGCTCACTTTCCGCGATGTGCAAAAAGATTCCGTTCTATGGAAAAAATCCTACGACGAAAAAGAAGCACTCGCAGGAAACGAACCGAGGGAAATTGCCAAAGCAGCGTCCAAACTCGTGAACCGTTACACCCAAGAAGCAATCGATGCGATGAGTTCTGCAATCGCCCGCTGA
- the tpiA gene encoding triose-phosphate isomerase, with translation MRQYIIAGNWKMNKTVSESVQLASDIVAAVKDVKKTEVVIAPTYLAAAKVADVIKGSNVKLAIQDIHWKDQGAFTGKVSVDMVKEIGADYIIIGHSEQRQYFHETDETVNLKVKKTLAAGIKVIICIGETLEQRETGVLKEVLGLQIKGALAGVSAEDADKNVVLAYEPVWAIGTGKTATDEQAEEVHAYIRSLIKEIYGEKIAEDMRIQYGGSMKGANAAGLLAQKDIDGGLIGGAGLKADTFKAIIDAAEAK, from the coding sequence ATGCGTCAGTACATTATTGCTGGTAACTGGAAGATGAACAAGACCGTGAGCGAAAGCGTCCAACTCGCAAGCGACATCGTCGCTGCAGTCAAAGACGTGAAGAAGACCGAAGTGGTCATCGCTCCGACTTACCTCGCCGCAGCAAAAGTTGCCGATGTCATCAAGGGTTCGAACGTGAAGCTCGCCATCCAAGACATTCATTGGAAGGATCAGGGCGCATTCACCGGTAAAGTTTCCGTAGACATGGTGAAGGAAATCGGCGCTGATTACATTATCATCGGCCACTCCGAACAGCGTCAATATTTCCACGAAACAGACGAAACCGTGAACCTCAAGGTGAAGAAGACTCTCGCCGCTGGTATCAAGGTGATCATCTGCATCGGTGAAACTCTCGAACAGCGCGAAACTGGCGTTCTCAAAGAAGTTCTCGGCCTCCAGATCAAGGGCGCACTCGCAGGCGTTTCCGCTGAAGACGCAGACAAGAACGTCGTCCTCGCTTACGAACCGGTTTGGGCGATCGGCACCGGCAAAACCGCTACCGACGAACAAGCAGAAGAAGTCCACGCTTACATCCGTTCTCTCATCAAGGAAATCTACGGCGAAAAGATTGCCGAAGATATGCGCATCCAATACGGTGGATCGATGAAGGGTGCAAACGCTGCAGGTCTTCTCGCTCAGAAGGATATCGACGGCGGTCTTATCGGTGGTGCAGGCCTCAAGGCTGATACCTTCAAGGCAATCATCGACGCAGCCGAAGCCAAGTAA
- a CDS encoding MlaD family protein has protein sequence MDTTRTERIRLGIFLLICLGAAVGFTVFIAEQQLADKKTEYYTVFHESVIGLSIDAKVLLNGIEVGNVTQIHIDSTNLGNVVVRFNVKEGTPIKTGTRTRMTHGISLTGLKDLVLSGGEVSEADIPAGGYVQAGDNMLAKISDKAEETFDRVAVIMDQLSKILSEDNANHISNTLKNLESMSANANKITREIQSPMKEIEASAQSLHQTLDDLNKAEIAKKIEDDLVLIQAKMQELDVKSINENTVSALKSVSDMTKRADMVLYNNQDRLSEVLDQLNAVLSNLSVFSQKIKQNPSALIRESKQTGR, from the coding sequence ATGGATACCACAAGAACAGAACGCATCCGCCTCGGCATCTTTCTTTTGATTTGCTTAGGAGCTGCAGTCGGATTCACCGTTTTCATCGCCGAGCAACAACTCGCCGACAAAAAAACGGAATATTATACGGTGTTTCACGAATCGGTCATCGGACTTTCCATCGATGCAAAAGTTTTACTCAACGGCATCGAAGTCGGTAACGTTACCCAAATTCATATCGATAGCACAAACCTCGGCAATGTCGTCGTGCGCTTTAATGTGAAAGAAGGAACACCCATCAAAACGGGAACGCGGACGCGGATGACTCACGGAATTTCACTCACGGGATTAAAAGATCTCGTCCTTTCGGGCGGTGAAGTTTCCGAAGCGGATATTCCCGCGGGCGGTTATGTGCAAGCCGGTGACAATATGCTCGCCAAAATTTCGGACAAAGCCGAAGAAACTTTTGACCGCGTCGCAGTCATCATGGATCAACTTTCGAAAATCCTTTCCGAAGACAATGCGAATCACATTTCCAATACTTTGAAAAATTTGGAATCGATGAGCGCAAACGCAAATAAAATCACCCGCGAAATTCAATCGCCGATGAAAGAAATCGAAGCGTCCGCGCAATCGCTGCATCAAACTCTCGACGATTTGAATAAAGCCGAAATCGCTAAAAAAATTGAAGACGATTTGGTCTTAATCCAAGCGAAGATGCAAGAATTAGACGTCAAATCCATCAACGAAAATACGGTTTCTGCGCTCAAGTCGGTAAGCGATATGACGAAACGCGCCGATATGGTTCTGTATAACAATCAAGATCGCCTTTCCGAAGTTTTGGATCAATTAAATGCTGTGCTTTCCAATCTTTCTGTCTTCTCGCAAAAGATTAAGCAAAATCCGTCGGCGCTTATCCGCGAATCCAAACAAACGGGCCGTTAA
- the secG gene encoding preprotein translocase subunit SecG, translating to MSTLFWVGIVIHIFLCLFLILLILLQNDKMGGLAGLGGMTSQSAFSTAGAATFVQKLTRVVGIIYLVLVFALGYMTIQEDRSVKATSSLKQSAEQSATAAPQIPATAIPAAPAAEVPAAELPAAQ from the coding sequence ATGTCAACACTCTTTTGGGTCGGAATCGTAATCCACATCTTCCTCTGCCTTTTCTTGATTCTGTTGATTCTTCTTCAGAACGATAAGATGGGCGGTCTCGCAGGCCTCGGCGGAATGACTTCGCAATCTGCATTCTCCACTGCAGGTGCGGCAACGTTCGTTCAGAAGCTCACGAGAGTCGTCGGCATCATTTACTTGGTGCTGGTCTTTGCCCTCGGGTACATGACCATTCAGGAAGATCGCTCGGTCAAGGCAACCTCGTCGCTCAAGCAGTCTGCAGAACAATCTGCAACTGCGGCTCCGCAGATTCCTGCAACCGCGATTCCCGCAGCACCTGCCGCCGAAGTTCCGGCAGCAGAACTCCCCGCTGCCCAGTAA